In Lolium perenne isolate Kyuss_39 chromosome 5, Kyuss_2.0, whole genome shotgun sequence, the sequence ATAAACCACATCTACAACTACACCGATGTAGAGGCTATCTAGATGCTacggatgagaagaacccctttctATGCACTTGTGAAAACGTTCAGGGGTAGAGGACTGCTGACTGATAGCATCCACAACTCTGTCGAAGAATAAGTCGCAATGTTTCTTCATGTCGTAGGTCATAACCAGAGGTTCAGAGTCATCCATAGCACATTCAGGCGATCCATAGAGACTATCTCTCGGTACTTCCAGCAGGTGTTGTACGCAATTGGGGAGATCAGAGGTAAAATGATCAATCCAATATCACTGAACACACCACCCAAGATCGAGAACAGCTACAGGTGGTTCCCCTATTTTAGGGTGAGTATAAAATCATGTTCGTTCTACCTATCAGATGTGTGGTACTGTTAGAAACATGACTGTGTGCTAATTTTTTACAGGATTGCATTGGGGCAATTGATGGTACTTATGTCACTGCGAAGGTACCGAGATCAATGTCTGCAACATTCCGCGGGAGGAAGCACTACACCTGCCAGAACGTGCTAACAGTTGTGGCTCATGATGGGTGCTTGCTGGGTGGGAGGGTTCAGCTCATGATGCGAGCATCCTGGCCGACAGCTTGTCAAGGCCCGATGGGTTGCAAATCCCTGAGGGTAAGTTCTACCTTTGAGATGCTAGATATGGATGCCGACCAGGAATTCTACCTCCCTCCAGGAAAACAAGGTACCACCTCAACGAGTTCTCTGCGAAGCACCAACCTCTGAATGCGAGAGAGTTGTTCAATCTGAGACACTCAAGCCTTAGAATCACCATTGAGAGGGCCTTTGCTGCACTGAAGAACAGGTTCAAGGTCCTTGACCAGAAACCGTTCCACACATTTGGCACTCAAGTAAAGCTGGTCCTTGTTTGCTGCATTCTTCACAACTGAATCCTAGGTTGGGGCGAGGATGAATTCTTCGAAGAGGTTGTCACTTTTGATGAAGTAGATACCGGTCATGGCGTGAACGCAGGCGACAATGATGTCTGGAAGGtgaatgtaatgtcccaggtttagagacgatcgaggggtagattttagaaagggatgtgcattgcattgtaatttacggggaaatttcgcatttttaaacaaaaactgcatcgaagggggacaagtttctctctcaacaccttacagggttaggttttcgagagtgcgacaaacctgttccttattcaactaaactagggttttgagaagagaatggagagtttgcatcacaaacttaagttgcatgattgaattctaaactaagttgtatgattgaattcaatccaaatttgaacttgaaattcaaattcaaacatcaaatgattatcacttaattcaaacttgagataatttcataaacaattatcaataatcaagattataagtaatacaacaattatgtaaagctcattaaggaaaatgggagctttattgataatcacacattatacattgtcaaatacaatattcagaattgaaataaatgaattattacaacacattacacaaatttggataaatagaaaaagaagataaaagaaaagtacaagtatgaatctatcctaaatactacaatgtgaatatcatctaatcttgagcttgaagatcatcttgtccatttgatcatcatattgaacctgcacataaacacaacaaacacaagttatgccaagtggcatagccacctgGCAGGTTAGAAACTAAATGAAAAGGGAGGAGATATGatcaaagctgccgagctgatccaactctcagccaagacacaagccagataccaagcatgtgcacacacacagcctagcagctcaccaggccttgtgcatgcagcacacacacacaacacagagaggagtcaccaacaAATGCCAGGtagtgctgtcgaccagagaagcaagggccaggcatataaaaccttttccacagtaaaccctagctcatccatcgacacggcagcagggtaagtcaccagatagcaagaacagctcaa encodes:
- the LOC139831685 gene encoding uncharacterized protein → MFLHVVGHNQRFRVIHSTFRRSIETISRYFQQVLYAIGEIRGKMINPISLNTPPKIENSYRWFPYFRDCIGAIDGTYVTAKVPRSMSATFRGRKHYTCQNVLTVVAHDGYGCRPGILPPSRKTRYHLNEFSAKHQPLNARELFNLRHSSLRITIERAFAALKNRFKVLDQKPFHTFGTQVKLVLVCCILHN